From Bacillota bacterium, the proteins below share one genomic window:
- the gatA gene encoding Asp-tRNA(Asn)/Glu-tRNA(Gln) amidotransferase subunit GatA — protein MELFQLTAHELAEMLKKNEISAEEITRSVFERIHAVEDQVRAYVTVTEEAAYQKARGIDGEKREGKGAGPLAGIPAGLKDNFCTRGVRTTCSSRMLENFVPPYSATVVEKLAAAGAVFTGKLNMDEFAMGSSTETSAFFQTRNPWNLDCVPGGSSGGAAAAVAAGEAVYALGSDTGGSIRQPASFCGIVGLKPTYGLVSRFGLVAFASSLDQIGPLTKDVRDCALVLNAIAGHDPLDSTSVPGPVPDYTSYLASDIKGVKVGVPREFFGEGLDPGVKEVVQAAVNQLAQLGAVVEECSFPHAEYALPCYYIIAPAEASSNLARYDGVRYGFRATPEKGGNYDLLEMYMRTRSEGFGPEVKRRIMLGTYALSSGYYDAYYLKALKLRTLIKQDFNRLFDQFDVVVSPTSPTPPFRFGEKAGNPLVMYLSDVYTIPVNLAGIPALSLPCGFVEGLPVGLQIMAPAFGEGTLLKVAHAFEQSKPYHLARPRLKGEAAEKGLAHAREMSRGGK, from the coding sequence ATGGAGCTTTTCCAGTTGACGGCGCACGAGCTGGCCGAAATGCTAAAAAAGAACGAGATTTCCGCGGAGGAAATTACGCGTTCGGTTTTCGAACGAATTCACGCGGTTGAGGACCAGGTTCGGGCATACGTGACTGTTACGGAGGAAGCGGCTTATCAGAAGGCAAGGGGGATTGACGGGGAAAAGCGGGAAGGAAAGGGAGCAGGTCCTCTTGCGGGAATTCCGGCAGGGCTGAAAGATAACTTCTGCACACGGGGAGTACGCACTACTTGTTCCTCCCGGATGCTGGAGAACTTTGTTCCTCCCTACAGTGCCACAGTAGTGGAAAAACTGGCTGCCGCCGGAGCCGTTTTTACCGGGAAATTGAACATGGACGAATTTGCGATGGGTTCCTCGACGGAGACTTCGGCTTTCTTCCAAACGCGTAACCCCTGGAACCTGGATTGTGTACCGGGTGGTTCCAGTGGGGGAGCGGCAGCAGCCGTGGCCGCAGGGGAAGCCGTTTATGCCTTGGGTTCTGATACGGGAGGGTCAATCAGACAGCCGGCCTCTTTTTGTGGGATTGTAGGTTTGAAACCCACTTACGGGCTTGTTTCCCGCTTCGGACTGGTGGCTTTCGCTTCTTCCCTCGACCAGATTGGGCCCCTCACAAAAGATGTACGGGACTGTGCGCTGGTGCTGAATGCGATTGCGGGTCATGATCCGCTTGATTCCACGTCCGTACCCGGTCCGGTTCCCGATTACACCTCTTACCTTGCATCGGACATCAAAGGTGTAAAAGTTGGGGTACCCCGTGAGTTTTTTGGGGAGGGCCTGGACCCCGGGGTAAAAGAGGTTGTTCAGGCTGCAGTTAATCAACTGGCACAACTGGGGGCGGTTGTTGAAGAATGTTCTTTTCCCCATGCCGAATATGCTCTACCGTGTTATTATATTATCGCTCCTGCCGAAGCCAGCTCGAACCTGGCGCGTTACGACGGAGTCCGCTACGGGTTCCGCGCTACCCCGGAAAAAGGGGGGAATTACGATCTTCTGGAGATGTACATGCGAACCCGGAGTGAGGGGTTCGGGCCCGAAGTAAAGAGGCGAATTATGCTGGGCACCTATGCCTTGAGTTCTGGATATTACGATGCCTATTACTTAAAGGCATTGAAGCTCCGCACTCTCATCAAGCAGGACTTCAACCGGCTGTTTGACCAGTTTGATGTCGTTGTTTCTCCGACTTCTCCCACACCACCTTTCCGGTTTGGAGAAAAAGCCGGAAATCCACTGGTGATGTATCTTTCCGATGTCTATACGATTCCGGTCAACCTGGCAGGAATTCCTGCTCTTTCGCTCCCATGCGGCTTCGTAGAAGGTTTGCCTGTTGGGCTTCAAATCATGGCACCTGCTTTTGGTGAAGGGACTCTCCTGAAGGTAGCCCATGCTTTTGAACAGAGTAAACCTTACCACCTGGCAAGGCCTCGTTTAAAAGGGGAGGCGGCGGAAAAAGGCCTCGCACATGCCCGGGAAATGTCAAGAGGGGGGAAGTAA
- the gatC gene encoding Asp-tRNA(Asn)/Glu-tRNA(Gln) amidotransferase subunit GatC: MKLSREEVEHVALLARLDLKEEEKERFRAQLSSILEYAEMLNRLDTNNVDPTYHVLPLQNVSRPDKARESLLREEVLRNAPERVAGYFKVPRIL; encoded by the coding sequence ATGAAATTGAGCAGGGAGGAAGTCGAGCACGTTGCACTGCTCGCGCGCCTTGACTTAAAGGAGGAAGAAAAGGAACGATTTCGCGCGCAATTAAGTTCTATTCTGGAGTACGCGGAAATGCTCAACCGTCTTGACACAAACAATGTAGATCCTACCTACCACGTCCTGCCCCTTCAGAATGTTTCCCGGCCTGATAAGGCAAGAGAGTCTCTTCTCCGGGAAGAGGTCTTGAGAAATGCCCCGGAGCGGGTAGCGGGTTATTTTAAAGTTCCGCGCATTCTTTAA
- a CDS encoding ISLre2 family transposase, producing MNTAPSIQAAADYLKESPWLQEKRVSTLIKSVLAGKINFNTLEKELFAIARDYLMQMLATFLEHLDHLILYSAEREGWEVVKIRKRTLETTLGVLTYRRRYYKKRTLSGAYAYAFLLDELLGIPAKVHISPRLNEIAVMLAAEQTYRKAAETLSQALGVSISHETIHQDVQVAGEHLKKWDGETALDNTGSRIVPLLIIEVDGVMIRRQRRSKSQEKRFELKTAVIYEGWEEGPHGRARLINPTYFVYHGTGEEFWAALERHLSRVYDLDGCSRKIIAGDGSDWIREGADLLGAEYQYCRFHLQRDLTSLFDPRLRGKIKETLKANDRAAFNLLLGTLIIAEPNETRKEKLKAFQSLINSVWEGITDWRERACPCPSPARGLGVIEPNVGHTIARRFKHLGASWSVSGADHLAHIRCAKRNGDLSKMLNLPGPPLSLGKEPVPVQNGYWARRQTDGLDKKDPADWLRASLPAAYGPDQRTRELAFLISRLTLDWLF from the coding sequence GTGAATACTGCCCCCTCCATCCAGGCAGCTGCTGACTATCTGAAAGAAAGCCCTTGGCTGCAAGAAAAGAGGGTGAGTACTCTGATTAAAAGTGTACTCGCTGGCAAAATAAATTTCAATACCTTAGAAAAAGAGCTTTTTGCCATTGCCCGGGACTATTTAATGCAAATGCTCGCCACATTTTTAGAGCATCTCGATCACCTCATCCTCTACTCTGCAGAACGGGAGGGATGGGAAGTTGTTAAGATCAGGAAGCGTACCCTCGAAACGACCTTAGGGGTGCTCACCTACCGAAGACGCTACTACAAAAAGCGCACCTTAAGTGGAGCTTATGCCTATGCCTTTTTGTTAGATGAACTGCTCGGCATACCGGCAAAAGTCCACATCTCTCCCCGGCTAAACGAAATAGCGGTGATGCTGGCCGCCGAGCAAACCTACCGGAAGGCTGCCGAAACCTTAAGCCAAGCTTTAGGGGTAAGCATCAGTCACGAGACCATCCACCAGGATGTACAGGTGGCCGGTGAGCACCTCAAAAAGTGGGATGGAGAAACTGCTTTGGACAATACCGGATCCCGTATCGTCCCCTTGTTAATCATCGAGGTGGACGGGGTGATGATCAGGCGGCAGCGTAGATCTAAAAGCCAGGAGAAACGCTTTGAATTAAAAACAGCGGTGATTTATGAAGGATGGGAGGAAGGTCCCCACGGCAGGGCGAGACTGATTAACCCCACTTACTTTGTTTACCACGGGACGGGAGAAGAGTTTTGGGCTGCTTTAGAACGTCACTTGAGCCGGGTCTACGATCTCGACGGGTGTTCCAGAAAAATCATCGCCGGAGACGGTTCCGATTGGATCCGGGAAGGCGCCGATCTCCTGGGGGCCGAATATCAATACTGCCGTTTTCACTTGCAAAGAGATCTGACCAGCCTGTTTGACCCCAGGTTGAGGGGAAAAATCAAAGAAACCCTTAAAGCCAACGACCGGGCCGCTTTTAATCTGTTGCTGGGAACATTGATCATCGCAGAACCCAACGAAACCAGAAAAGAAAAACTAAAAGCTTTTCAGAGCCTCATCAACAGCGTCTGGGAGGGAATCACTGACTGGCGGGAGCGAGCCTGCCCCTGTCCTTCCCCGGCCCGGGGCCTGGGGGTAATCGAACCAAACGTGGGGCACACCATTGCCCGGCGCTTTAAACACCTGGGGGCTTCCTGGTCGGTAAGCGGGGCAGATCACCTTGCCCACATCCGCTGCGCAAAGAGAAACGGTGATCTTAGCAAAATGCTCAACCTTCCCGGGCCGCCTCTATCCCTGGGAAAGGAGCCGGTGCCTGTTCAAAATGGCTACTGGGCCAGGAGACAAACGGACGGCCTGGATAAAAAAGATCCTGCGGATTGGCTCCGGGCATCTCTCCCGGCAGCCTATGGACCCGACCAGAGAACCCGAGAGTTGGCTTTTTTGATTAGCCGGCTCACTTTAGACTGGCTTTTTTAA
- the ligA gene encoding NAD-dependent DNA ligase LigA, whose translation MLSLEEAQARVEELRREIRKHDYYYYVLDNPVISDQEYDALIRELEKLEERYPQLVTPDSPTQRVGGEPLAGFQTVRHPVPLLSLANAFEPADLWDFDRRVRQLADTPVDYVVEPKIDGLSVVLTYENGTFVRGATRGDGITGEDVTENLKTIRILPLVLREAPPRLVVRGEVFMPKKAFARLNEERDSRGEPPFANPRNAAAGSIRQLDPRVTATRTLGIYTYQVLVSEGLDLATQAEVLTFLRRLELPVQEHWRHCQDIEEVVAYCTHWVEKRHELTYEIDGMVVKVNPLPLQVTLGSTAKSPRWAVAYKFPAEAAMTRVVDIIVRVGRTGVLTPTAILEPVQVGGVTVSRATLHNEDMIWEKDIRIGDYVVVHRAGDVIPEVIRVLPERRTGREKVFHMPEACPECGGRVVRLEGEVAARCTGIACPAQLKELLLHFVSREAMDIEGVGPALVNQLVDRGLVKDPADLYYLRKEDLVALERMGKKSAENLLEALARSKERGLASLTYALGIRYVGTRTAEILADHYGSLAALARAGAEELTEIPEIGPKIAASIAAFFREEQTKRVIEKLRRAGVKMEQERAAVPREELPLAGKQFVLTGTLSSLTRKEAGDLIKELGGKVASSVSKKTDYVVVGEDPGQKHEKARALGIPLLDEETLLRLLDRAR comes from the coding sequence TTGCTTTCTCTTGAAGAAGCGCAGGCGCGGGTTGAGGAACTGCGCCGGGAAATCCGAAAACACGATTATTACTACTACGTCCTCGATAACCCGGTTATCTCCGATCAGGAGTACGATGCCCTGATCAGGGAGTTGGAGAAGCTCGAGGAGCGGTACCCCCAACTGGTTACACCTGATTCCCCCACCCAGCGGGTGGGAGGGGAACCCCTCGCTGGATTTCAAACGGTCCGGCATCCGGTGCCGCTCTTGAGCCTGGCCAATGCCTTCGAACCTGCGGATTTGTGGGATTTCGACCGGCGGGTGCGCCAGCTGGCCGATACTCCTGTGGATTATGTCGTGGAACCCAAGATCGACGGCCTGTCGGTGGTGCTCACCTACGAAAACGGGACTTTCGTACGGGGTGCGACCCGGGGGGATGGGATCACAGGGGAGGATGTGACGGAAAACTTGAAGACGATCCGGATCTTACCCCTGGTGCTCCGGGAGGCGCCGCCCCGTCTTGTGGTCCGGGGAGAAGTCTTTATGCCGAAAAAAGCCTTTGCCCGCTTAAACGAAGAAAGGGACAGCCGGGGTGAGCCCCCCTTTGCCAACCCGAGAAATGCTGCGGCAGGATCGATCAGGCAGCTGGACCCCAGGGTTACGGCAACCCGGACCCTGGGAATTTACACCTACCAGGTGCTGGTGAGCGAGGGACTTGATCTGGCGACCCAGGCGGAGGTGCTTACTTTTTTGCGCAGGCTGGAGCTCCCCGTTCAGGAGCACTGGCGCCACTGTCAAGATATAGAAGAGGTGGTTGCTTACTGCACCCATTGGGTGGAGAAGCGCCACGAACTCACCTACGAAATCGACGGAATGGTGGTTAAGGTCAACCCTCTTCCGCTCCAGGTCACCCTGGGAAGCACGGCAAAGAGCCCCCGCTGGGCGGTTGCTTACAAGTTTCCTGCCGAGGCAGCCATGACCCGGGTGGTAGATATCATCGTCCGGGTGGGACGGACCGGGGTGCTTACCCCAACCGCAATTCTGGAACCGGTTCAGGTGGGAGGGGTGACTGTTTCCCGGGCAACCCTGCATAATGAGGACATGATCTGGGAAAAGGACATCAGGATCGGGGACTACGTGGTGGTCCACCGGGCGGGAGATGTCATCCCCGAGGTGATCCGGGTCCTTCCGGAGCGGCGAACCGGAAGAGAAAAAGTGTTCCATATGCCCGAAGCCTGCCCGGAGTGCGGCGGCAGGGTGGTTCGCCTGGAGGGGGAAGTGGCCGCCCGGTGCACGGGAATCGCCTGTCCTGCCCAACTCAAGGAACTGCTTCTCCACTTCGTTTCCCGGGAAGCCATGGACATCGAAGGGGTGGGCCCCGCACTCGTGAACCAGCTGGTCGACCGCGGCCTCGTAAAGGATCCCGCAGACCTCTACTACCTCCGGAAAGAAGACCTGGTGGCCCTGGAAAGGATGGGGAAAAAGTCGGCGGAAAACTTGCTCGAAGCCCTGGCGCGGAGCAAAGAAAGGGGCCTTGCCTCCCTGACCTATGCCCTCGGGATCCGCTACGTGGGAACCCGGACCGCAGAAATCCTGGCGGACCACTACGGCTCCCTGGCGGCTCTCGCCCGGGCCGGGGCTGAGGAACTCACGGAGATTCCCGAGATCGGACCCAAGATTGCCGCCAGCATTGCGGCTTTCTTCCGGGAGGAGCAAACGAAGCGTGTAATTGAAAAGTTGAGGCGAGCCGGGGTGAAAATGGAGCAGGAGAGGGCCGCAGTTCCCCGGGAGGAGCTCCCGCTGGCCGGAAAGCAGTTCGTTCTCACCGGGACGCTTTCCTCTCTTACCCGCAAGGAGGCCGGGGACCTGATTAAGGAGCTGGGAGGCAAGGTTGCCTCCAGTGTCAGTAAAAAAACGGACTACGTGGTGGTGGGGGAGGATCCTGGCCAGAAGCACGAAAAGGCCCGCGCCCTGGGAATCCCCCTGCTTGATGAAGAAACCCTTCTGCGCCTCCTGGATCGGGCGCGCTGA
- a CDS encoding putative manganese-dependent inorganic diphosphatase yields the protein MEKPIWILGHRNPDTDAICAALAYAELKQALGVGRARAGRVGPINRETAFVLDHFGVEPPVLVEEVRPRVTDMLRRKIASCTPETTLQDAGKLMREHQIKTLPVVDPRGRLLGILTIGDLAHHLLVELGLEDLKGSASRARAILATPVKNLMKSEGIVSFHEEELADQVKRVMLETRFRNYPVVDEHDRLLGMVARYDLLALRRKQVILVDHNERAQAVAGIEQAEVLEIIDHHRLGDVQTGEPLYFRCEPVGSTCTIIGAIYQEQGRKPSSLAAGLLCAGILSDTVIFKSPTCTPRDRAVALSLSELAGLKLETFGYEIFRAGSALAERPASEILNEDFKEFHLGNLKVGIGQVEAIGTAGLEAVKQNLLQEMEGLAREQGYFLVLMMLTDITQEGTELLVAGPGENFVAEAFGQEVRNNRIFLPGVMSRKKQVVPPLARLAALH from the coding sequence ATGGAGAAACCGATTTGGATCTTAGGACACCGCAATCCCGATACCGATGCCATTTGCGCGGCCCTTGCCTATGCCGAATTAAAGCAGGCCCTGGGGGTAGGCCGGGCGCGGGCAGGGCGGGTGGGCCCAATTAACCGCGAGACGGCCTTTGTTTTAGACCATTTCGGGGTGGAACCGCCTGTCCTTGTGGAAGAAGTGCGCCCGCGCGTTACCGATATGCTCCGGCGCAAGATCGCCAGCTGCACCCCGGAAACCACCCTCCAGGATGCCGGAAAGCTGATGCGGGAACACCAGATTAAAACCCTGCCGGTGGTTGATCCCCGGGGGCGTCTGCTAGGGATCCTTACCATTGGTGATCTGGCGCATCACCTTTTGGTAGAGCTGGGACTCGAAGATTTAAAGGGAAGCGCATCCCGGGCGCGCGCGATCCTGGCAACTCCCGTTAAAAACCTCATGAAGAGTGAGGGGATTGTTTCCTTTCATGAAGAAGAACTGGCGGATCAGGTGAAAAGGGTCATGCTGGAAACCAGATTTCGGAATTATCCCGTTGTGGACGAGCATGACCGCCTGCTGGGGATGGTAGCACGCTACGACCTCCTGGCCCTGAGGCGGAAGCAGGTGATCCTGGTGGACCACAATGAGCGCGCCCAGGCCGTCGCGGGAATCGAGCAGGCTGAAGTTTTAGAGATTATCGACCATCACCGGTTGGGAGATGTCCAGACCGGAGAGCCCCTTTATTTCCGCTGTGAGCCCGTGGGAAGCACCTGCACGATTATCGGCGCGATTTACCAGGAGCAGGGAAGGAAACCATCTTCCCTGGCTGCGGGTTTGCTCTGTGCCGGGATCCTTTCCGACACGGTCATCTTTAAGTCTCCCACCTGTACTCCCCGCGACCGCGCTGTTGCCCTGTCTTTAAGCGAACTGGCAGGCCTGAAGCTGGAAACATTTGGGTACGAAATTTTTCGGGCCGGCTCCGCTCTTGCCGAACGCCCCGCAAGTGAGATTTTAAACGAAGATTTTAAAGAGTTTCATTTGGGTAATTTAAAGGTGGGGATCGGGCAGGTAGAAGCGATCGGAACAGCCGGCCTGGAAGCTGTTAAGCAGAATTTATTGCAAGAGATGGAGGGGCTGGCGCGAGAACAGGGGTATTTTTTAGTCCTGATGATGTTGACGGATATTACTCAGGAAGGTACCGAGCTGCTCGTGGCGGGACCGGGGGAAAACTTTGTGGCGGAGGCTTTCGGGCAGGAGGTTCGTAACAACCGGATCTTTCTTCCCGGGGTGATGTCCCGCAAAAAACAGGTTGTTCCCCCCCTGGCACGGCTTGCCGCTCTTCATTAG
- the pcrA gene encoding DNA helicase PcrA has protein sequence MGFWQDLNPVQQEAVRHTEGPLIIFAGAGSGKTRVLTYRIAHLLQLGVSPFRILAVTFTNRAAAEMRQRVQQLTGAEARDVWISTFHSLAVRILRQEVRHLPYDRNFVIYDEADQLTLIKNSIRELDLDEKKYRPRSVLAAISSLKNELMAPEEYTPHARDAWAQAVARLYAYYQAKLLQQNALDFDDLLFQTVALFRAEPSVLENYQHRFQYIMVDEYQDTNHAQYALVRQLAGSYRNLCVVGDDDQCIYGWRGADLRNILEFEKDYPEARVIKLEQNYRSTQRILTVANAVIAHNRSRKPKLLWTSNGIGEPVHFYQAVDERDEARFVLTTVEKLRREKELDYRDFAVFYRTHAQSRVFEEEFIKNQIPYRIFGGIRFYERKEIRDVLAYLRFVANPADETSLRRILNVPRRGIGETVLARAEEFALYNDISFGEALREVKKIPGLGTRSVRVLQAFFEMVDRWRQEQKELTVAGLAEKILEETGYRSLLEAERTVEAETRLENLNEFLGLAREYDEKSSDQSLAGFLEQLALVAEIDNYRAEENAVVLMTLHSAKGLEFPVVFLTGLEEGLFPHAHALGEEEELEEERRLCYVGITRARERLFFSWACRRYLQGGSAVREPSRFLEEAPQELLYPVLPGRGEAFPARPAPAWDQPAQNGREKLPPVFTGRALLEAAAGGNQAAAEDQEAGFNEPQGDLKAGDRVEHKKFGLGIVTETRVGPGGDLEIFVTFEKVGAKHLLVKYAPLRRL, from the coding sequence GTGGGTTTCTGGCAAGATTTGAATCCGGTTCAGCAGGAGGCGGTTCGCCATACTGAAGGCCCTTTGATTATTTTTGCTGGGGCGGGAAGCGGTAAGACGCGGGTGCTTACCTACAGGATTGCCCACCTTTTACAGTTAGGGGTATCTCCCTTTAGAATCCTGGCCGTTACCTTTACGAACCGTGCTGCTGCCGAAATGCGCCAGCGGGTCCAGCAGTTGACTGGTGCTGAAGCGCGGGATGTCTGGATCAGCACCTTTCATTCCCTTGCGGTCCGGATCCTCCGCCAGGAGGTTCGCCACCTCCCGTACGACCGCAACTTTGTTATTTATGATGAAGCCGATCAGTTGACGCTGATTAAAAATTCCATCAGGGAACTGGATTTGGACGAAAAAAAGTACCGGCCCCGGAGTGTCCTCGCCGCAATCAGCAGCCTGAAGAACGAGTTGATGGCTCCCGAGGAATATACCCCCCACGCCCGGGACGCCTGGGCGCAGGCTGTGGCTCGCCTTTACGCTTACTACCAGGCGAAGCTCTTGCAGCAAAACGCCTTAGATTTTGACGACCTTCTTTTTCAAACTGTAGCACTCTTCAGGGCCGAACCCTCTGTCCTGGAAAATTACCAGCACCGTTTCCAGTATATCATGGTTGATGAGTACCAGGATACCAATCATGCTCAGTACGCACTCGTACGCCAGCTTGCAGGCAGCTACCGGAACCTCTGCGTCGTCGGAGATGACGACCAGTGTATTTACGGGTGGCGCGGTGCCGATTTGAGGAACATCCTGGAGTTCGAAAAGGATTACCCCGAAGCGCGGGTCATTAAACTGGAACAGAACTACCGTTCTACGCAGCGCATCCTGACTGTGGCCAATGCTGTGATTGCTCATAACCGGAGCAGGAAGCCGAAGCTGTTGTGGACCTCTAACGGCATCGGGGAACCGGTTCATTTTTATCAGGCGGTTGACGAGCGGGATGAGGCGCGGTTTGTACTTACTACGGTTGAAAAACTCCGCCGGGAAAAGGAGTTGGACTACAGGGACTTTGCTGTTTTTTACAGGACGCACGCCCAGTCCCGCGTCTTTGAAGAAGAATTTATTAAAAATCAAATTCCGTACCGGATTTTCGGGGGGATCAGGTTTTACGAACGCAAGGAGATCAGGGACGTGCTGGCTTACTTGCGATTTGTAGCTAATCCTGCAGACGAAACCTCTTTGCGGCGCATCCTCAACGTGCCCCGCCGGGGGATCGGGGAGACGGTCCTCGCCCGTGCCGAAGAGTTCGCGTTATACAATGATATAAGTTTTGGAGAAGCTCTCAGAGAGGTGAAGAAGATTCCCGGTCTGGGAACGCGTTCCGTGCGGGTGCTGCAAGCCTTTTTCGAGATGGTGGACCGTTGGCGGCAGGAGCAGAAGGAGCTGACTGTCGCCGGACTGGCGGAAAAAATTTTAGAGGAAACGGGATACCGTTCCCTCCTGGAGGCGGAGCGAACGGTTGAGGCGGAGACGAGACTGGAAAACTTAAACGAATTTTTAGGGCTGGCGCGGGAATACGACGAAAAGAGCTCTGATCAATCCCTGGCTGGGTTTTTGGAGCAGCTGGCCCTGGTGGCTGAAATCGATAATTACAGGGCCGAAGAGAACGCGGTTGTCTTGATGACTCTCCACAGCGCGAAGGGTCTGGAGTTCCCTGTTGTTTTTCTCACAGGTCTCGAAGAGGGCCTCTTCCCCCATGCACACGCTCTTGGAGAAGAGGAAGAACTCGAGGAAGAACGACGGCTCTGTTACGTAGGGATCACCCGGGCGCGGGAAAGGCTCTTTTTTTCCTGGGCCTGCCGGCGCTACCTTCAGGGCGGCAGCGCGGTCCGGGAACCCTCGCGCTTTTTGGAGGAGGCCCCGCAGGAGCTTCTTTACCCGGTTCTTCCAGGCAGGGGAGAAGCTTTCCCGGCACGTCCGGCACCGGCTTGGGACCAGCCCGCGCAGAACGGGAGGGAAAAACTTCCCCCGGTCTTTACCGGGCGCGCTTTACTGGAAGCGGCCGCGGGGGGGAACCAGGCGGCGGCAGAGGATCAGGAGGCCGGCTTCAACGAACCGCAAGGAGACCTCAAAGCCGGGGACCGTGTCGAACACAAGAAATTCGGGTTGGGTATCGTAACGGAAACCAGGGTGGGTCCCGGGGGTGATTTGGAAATTTTTGTTACTTTCGAAAAGGTGGGCGCGAAACACCTTCTGGTAAAGTACGCTCCCCTGCGTCGCCTTTAA
- the hisIE gene encoding bifunctional phosphoribosyl-AMP cyclohydrolase/phosphoribosyl-ATP diphosphatase HisIE, which translates to MKGSPVLGDEKEIQAVLGGVKFNEDGLIPAVVQDVATGEVLMVAYMNRESLIRSLQTGRTWFYSRSRQRLWLKGETSGNHQYIREVRIDCDGDALLFKVEQLGAACHEGYRSCFFRCLGMPLVEGERQEVSGAGIIDELFAVIKERQETLPEDSYTAKLFRKGIDKITKKLGEEAVEVVIAGKNRDRAELVEEAADLIYHLLVLLAECNVSPGEVRAKLAQRRR; encoded by the coding sequence ATGAAAGGAAGTCCGGTTTTAGGAGATGAAAAAGAGATTCAGGCGGTTCTCGGCGGGGTAAAATTTAATGAAGACGGCTTGATTCCGGCGGTAGTACAGGACGTTGCAACCGGAGAGGTTTTAATGGTGGCGTACATGAACCGGGAATCCCTGATCCGTTCCCTTCAGACAGGGCGGACCTGGTTTTACAGCCGGAGCAGGCAGCGCCTCTGGTTGAAAGGCGAAACCAGCGGAAATCACCAGTACATCCGGGAGGTACGGATCGACTGTGACGGGGATGCCTTGCTTTTCAAGGTCGAGCAGTTGGGCGCGGCCTGTCACGAAGGGTACCGCTCCTGTTTTTTCCGCTGTCTTGGTATGCCTCTGGTTGAAGGGGAGCGGCAGGAGGTTTCCGGGGCGGGTATTATCGATGAGCTGTTTGCGGTAATTAAGGAGAGGCAGGAAACTCTCCCCGAGGATTCTTATACCGCAAAATTGTTCCGGAAAGGAATTGATAAAATAACGAAAAAGCTGGGGGAAGAAGCGGTGGAAGTGGTGATTGCGGGGAAAAACCGGGACCGTGCCGAACTTGTAGAAGAGGCTGCGGATTTAATTTACCACCTCCTGGTTTTACTGGCGGAGTGCAACGTGAGTCCCGGTGAGGTCCGGGCGAAACTGGCGCAACGGCGACGGTAG
- the hisF gene encoding imidazole glycerol phosphate synthase subunit HisF — protein sequence MLAKRIIPCLDVDAGRVVKGVKFVDLRDAGDPVELAAFYDAEGADELVFLDITASYEERKTMVDVVRRTAENVFIPFTVGGGIRTLEDIRKLLQAGADKIAINTAAVLEPGLITEGARKFGSQCIVVAIDARQVSPGRWEVLTHGGRRGTGIDALAWAREVEQRGAGEILLTSLDRDGTKDGYDLLLTREVSEAVRIPVIASGGAGSLQHLWEGLTLGAADAALAASIFHYREYSIREAKEYLAERGVPVRP from the coding sequence GTGCTGGCGAAACGAATTATTCCCTGTCTTGACGTTGATGCGGGACGGGTTGTAAAAGGGGTAAAATTTGTTGACTTAAGAGATGCCGGGGATCCGGTGGAGCTGGCCGCCTTTTACGATGCGGAGGGGGCCGATGAACTGGTTTTTCTTGATATCACGGCATCTTATGAAGAGCGCAAAACCATGGTGGATGTCGTGCGGCGGACGGCGGAAAACGTCTTTATTCCATTTACGGTCGGCGGAGGCATCAGGACACTTGAAGACATCAGGAAACTGCTGCAGGCAGGTGCCGATAAAATCGCCATCAATACCGCGGCTGTGCTGGAGCCCGGGCTGATTACGGAGGGAGCGCGAAAATTCGGAAGCCAGTGTATTGTTGTAGCCATCGACGCCCGCCAGGTTTCCCCCGGGCGGTGGGAGGTTCTCACGCATGGGGGAAGGCGGGGGACCGGAATTGATGCCCTTGCGTGGGCACGGGAAGTGGAGCAGCGGGGAGCGGGAGAAATCCTTTTAACCAGCCTCGACCGTGACGGGACCAAGGATGGCTATGACCTTCTATTGACCCGGGAGGTGAGTGAGGCCGTAAGGATTCCGGTGATCGCTTCCGGCGGTGCCGGCAGCCTCCAGCATCTCTGGGAGGGCCTGACGCTCGGAGCGGCAGATGCGGCCCTGGCGGCTTCGATCTTCCACTACCGGGAGTATTCGATCAGAGAGGCGAAGGAGTATCTGGCGGAGAGAGGAGTGCCCGTGCGCCCATGA